In Hymenobacter volaticus, the genomic window ATCGAGGCGGCGCAGGCTGCGGTGCAGGGCTTGCTGCGCTTGGCGCACGGGCCGCAACAAGGTGCTTCCGCCGAGCGGACTACGGCTATCGTGCGAAAGCAGCGCCGAGGAAATGGACGCCACATTGGAAGAAAGAATGTGGTTGAGCACCACAAATTCGTGCACTTCGTTGGGGTGGTGCTGTTTGGCGCGCGGCTCCGACATCATGCGCTGAAAGGCCGCCGCGAGGTTGGCAGAGCTAACGTACACTTCCTTGCGGGCCAACTTGTAGTCAACTTCCGCCACCGACGATCCAAGTAGCGTTTCGGTGAGGGTTTGGAGGTAGAGCAGGTTGGCGCGAAGCACGGCCGTCATGTAGTCCTGCAACTGGTCGGATTCCCAGTTCGGAAACAGCACGTAGCTGGCCGCAAACGCAATCAGGCAGCCGAGCACGGTGTCCAGAATCCGCTCTTCCACCACTTGCAAATAGCCAAGGCCCAGGAAGCTAAACAAGATCAACACGAAGGGCGTCATGAACGTGACGGCCACAATGTAGTTACTGCGCGTGAAGCTAAACGAGGTGAGCATAAACACGAACAGCAAGGCCACCAGCGCCATCCGGTCTTGCACCAACCACAACACCAGCCCCCCAATGATGCCGCCCGCCAGCGTACCCAGCACCCGGTGAATGTTGCGCTCCTTGGTTAAGCTAAACGCCGGCTTGAGCATGTAGGTAGTGGTCATCAGAATCCAGTAGCTGTGGTGGCCAGGCAGCAACACCTTGGCTACCACATAGCCCACCAGACAAGCCAGCGCCATCCGGATGGCGTGCCGAAAAGCACTGGAACTGAGCGTCAAATGACCCCGCAGTTCTTCGAGTGCAAAGCTCTGGTGCGACACAAACCGCCCAAATTCCAACTCCCGGCTGGCCGGAACGGCATTGCCATCGAAGTAGGCCAGAATATCTTGGAGCCGCTGGCTGAGGTTGCGCAGATTCACCAGAATCTTCTTCAGCACCAGGGTATGGCCGGGTTGGGTTGGGTCATCAAGCGCATCAATGCGGGCCTTGAGTTGCTCTAGGCTCGCCGTGAGTTGCAGGCGTGAGCTATAGCTGTGGTTGGCTTGAATGGCGTAGCCAATGCTTTCCAGTTCGGAAGCCATTTGCTCTACCAACCCGGCTATGGCATCGAGGATACCCGTACGCTCGAACCGGGAATGAATGGCCTTGTAGTCGTAGTACGTGACCGTGATGTGCTCATACAGGTCCATCAAATCGACGAAGGTGAGCACCAGCCGCCGGCCCGTTCCCGTCGATTCCTTCATCATTTGCCGCGTGCGAAACAGCAATTCGCGCACGGCATCCTGCTTTTCGCTCACCGTCACCTGCTGGGTCATGAGGCGCCGGTAGTCGTTTTCGAGGTTGGTGCCCGTGCGGTAAAACTCAGCTTTGAGGCGCAGAAACCCCGCTACCGCCCGAATACATTCGCCCAGTGCCTGTTGGGCCGAGCGGTACGGCCGAATCTGGTAGGTGAGCAAGCTAACCGCCATGTACCACACGGCACCCACCGTCACGAGAGCCGTGAATTCAAGCAACTTCGCAAATGGCAAGGCGCGGTCCATCATCAGAATAACCAGCAGCAGCGCCGCCGTTCCCACCGAACCCGCCCGGGTGCCATACACCAGAAACAAGGTAAACAAGAAGCTGAACAACACTATCTCTATCCCGAGCAGCCACAAATACGGCTGCGCAAACCCCGTGACAAGGGCCACAATGGGCAGCAGCGCCAAGCCAGCAGCCATGCCGTTGCGCTTGTGTACAAGGGGGCCGGGGGCGTCGGTGATACTCAGGCACAACGCTCCCAACGACAAGTCCATGCCTATTTCCAGTTTCCCTAGCCATCCAAAGACGAGGCCAGGTAGCAGCACGGCCAGCGTAATACGCAAGCCGTCGGAAAAGTCTTGGCTGAAAAAGAAGTACTGAAGCTTACGGGTGTGTTCGTTCATTGCAGCAGGCTGCGGGTCCAAACTCATCTATACGAGGAGTTGGGTGCCAAGCTACCGCAAAAACCAACGATGCCCACCACCGGCGCCGAATTTTGCCACCAGTGGCGTTGGCTACAAGTGCATCTGCTCTATGACGGGCAGCGTGTACCGCTCACCGCTGCTTAGCAAGTGCATGCGCAGGTCGCGGATGGAAAAGGGCTTGCCGGGCTCAACCTCATGAATGTTGGTGTTCGTTACGCCCATGCCATCCAACACTACCACTAGGCCGCTGCCAATAACCTCCAGTTCGCGGCCTTTGGTCACGACTACAGCGGTATCTTCCTCCAGCCCCAATCCGATGCACGATGGATTGGTGGCAATAATCTGGGCCATGCGCACTATCCGGCCCCGGGCCACAAAGTGCGTGTCGATGGCTACGTTGTGCAGAAACTCCAGTCCGGTCGTGATGTGGATTTCGTCTTTGAGCATGCCCGCATTGTTACGGCCTTGATAAATCATGGGCGTACTCATGGCCGCGGCCCCGGCGCTAGTACCGGCAATTACAAATGGCTCCTGCGTGTACCGCTCCTTGAGGCGCCGTTGAAAGGCGGTCCCCCAAGCAGCGCCGTCAGCCGAAGCTGGTCGCCGCCCGTGAACATCACGCCGCCAGCTTCATCCAGCAACCGCAAGCTTTCCTCGCTCTCGGCTTCCTCACGGCTCCGGATATCAAGCACATTTACCACACTGCACCCCAAGTCTTTGAAAACGTTGATGTAATCTTGCGCTGCCTCCTTGGGCTCTTCCGATGCAATAGGTAATACTAGAATAGGGCCTCTGTTGCCTATCTCGTCAACCACCCGACGCAGAATAGAGTCGTCGGCCATGTCGGCATCATCCCCGTTCGAAACGTCTTTGCGTTCATGCCCCCAATAGAAATCAACATTCCGAGTGGGTGAGGGCACATAGCGTCTTTTTGAGTGGATGCGGTTTTCTTTTTCGAGGTGGGCATGAAGTGGGAATCCGAAAGTTAGGGTGAGTAGGTGTGGTATTCGTCCGGTTTAGGCAGTCCTGGCAGGGCCAGCTTAAAGCATCACACGGAAGTCGGTTTTGCAAACACGCTTTGTAACAGATGGCACCCACCACTACGCCGCGGTAGTGGTGGGTGCCATTCCATTACTTATTGGAGAGGAGTTTCTTGGTAATCTATTGCTCCACTTTAGCTAAGTCCTCGTTGGCTGGTCCGTCGAGTAGGCGGCCGTAGGCATCGAAGCGCGAACCGTGGCACGGACAATCCCAGCTGGTTTCCAAAGAGTTCCAGTGCACAATGCAGTGCAGGTGCGGGCAAACAGCCGAGCACTCGTGCACTTGGCCCTTCGGGTCGCGGTACACGGCTACTTTCAGAGGGCCGCGCCCTATTACGGCGCCAGTGCCGGGCGCTACATCGTCGGCGCTTTTCACTTCGCCGCCGGTTAGCAGTTCGGTGTATTCGGCCGCTACATTCAGGTTTTCGGTAACATATTCCTTTACCGATTCCAGCTTTAGCGTCACGCGACCGGGGTCATAGAGCTTGGCCCAAGGGTTTTCGCGGCCCAAAATCAGGTCGGTGATGATCATGGGACCGAGCGTGCCGTGGGTCATGCCGTGGCCAGAGTCGCCGGTGATGATGTACACGTTTTCATCGTCTAAGGGGTTAAGGCCGGCATAGCCTAGCCCATCGACCGGCTCCATCACCTGCCCCGACCACCGATAGTCGATGCCCTTCACCGAGGGAAAATTTTCGCGTGTCCAGTCTTCGAGACACTGCAAGTGGTCTTCGGGATTGGGCTCTTGGCCGGTTTTGTGGTCTTCGCCGCCCACTATCAGCAAGTCGTAATCGACTTGACCGCCGCGGGGGCCAGCATCCACTTTTTGCAAACGAATGTAATGGTAGGGGTCGGCCGTATCCCAGTACAGGGCCGTCGTAACGGAGCCTTTGGGTACCCGGGCACCTACCACGTAGGTGCGGTACGGATGCTGCTTGGTATGCATCACCACCCGGTCGTTGAAAGGCGTGTTGGTAGCAATAACCACCGCGTCGGCCTTTACTTCGTAGCCTTCCGTGGTCGTAACACCGGCGTTGCTGCCGCCCTTCACTTCAGAGGCGTGGGTGTTCGTGAAAATTTGTCCGCCTTGGCGCGTAATGGCCTCGGCTACGCCGCTTAGGTATTTCAGGATATGGAACTGACCCTGGTTTGGAAATACAAGGCACTCGCCCGTAGTGAAGCCTTGAGCACCCGCGTCGGGTAGGCGCTTCACATCGGTGAGGCCCGCGCGGTGCGCTGCTTCCAGCTCTTCGTCCAGCTCCTTTACCTTACCGTCTTTGGGCAGATACAGGTAGCCATTGAGGCGCTCGAAGTCGCAGTCAATGTTCTCGCGCTTTACTATTTCCTCGATTTTATCGACGGCACTGCGGTGGCTGTCGGCGGCTAGGCGGGCTCCGTCTTTGCCGAAGAGTTCTTCCAGCGTCGTGTACCGATCATCAAGGGCAAACGAAAGGTGCGCCGTGGTGCGGCCCGTTTCGCCAGAAGCTATTTCGCCGTCTTCCAGCAGCACCACTTTGCGGCCTTCACGACCCAACAAATAGGCTGAGGTCAGCCCAGCAATGCCCCTCCTACCACCACTACATCGGCAGTAATGGACTCGGTTAGCTTCGGAAATGTAGGCAGCGGGCCGGTTGTAGGAAACCACGACGTTTGGGTGGCGCCGGTAGTGCGGGCAGGGTTCAATTGGGCCATAAATAGAAAGGTTGGGGGAGCCTTTCTTTACGCCCGCTCTCTAGTCTTAGTTAACGCCGAGCTTGGAATAGAATGAGTAAGGTGCTGCCTTTGCTAACCAGAACGTCATGCGGAGCATGTGACGCATCAAGCCAGGGAGGCAAAGAAGCCGAAGCATCTCGCGTGCTGCCGTTGTAGTGCTAACCGTCAAGCTGAGTGGAGTGCAACGGAGCTGAAGCATCTCGCTCGACTCGTTGCAATGACAAAAGGGTTTCCCACCCGAGCGAGATGCTTCGACTACGGCTGCGCCTTCGCTTAGCATGACGGTTAGCACTACAACGGCAGCACGCGAGATGCTTCGGCAAGCTCAGCAGGACGGTCTGGTTGGCAATGGCAGCACGCCAAGTGCTTTGGTCACTGGCTTGATGCGTCGCATGCTTAGCAGGACGACTGATTAGAACACGAGAAACTTGAAAGCTCTGACTAGTAATACCTAGTAAAGAATATCGTCTACGGGCGAGAGTTTGGGCGGGAGGTGCGTTTCGCCGAGCATCTCGCGTAGGTCGATTTCAATGTTGCGGCAAATGGCGGTCATGGGCACGTCGTTCATTTCGTTTTCGAAAGGGTTTTCGCTGATGTGTCCCACTATTTCAATGGTGTTGAACACCCATGACACCAACACCGAAAACGGTACCGTCAGCCAGATATGGTCGGGGCCCATTTTCTCGAATTCACCGATTAGGCCCAGCGGCAGCAGCGCCGCAAACAGCCACACGAAAACAAAGCTGAAAAACGCGTATTGCCGCGGGAAGGGCGTGTTTTTGATTCGCTCGCAGCCGCCTTGCAGGTTGTTGAACTGCTCGATGCTAGTCATCATATTCACATGCTGAAAGTCGTTGAGTAGGCCCCGCTCCTCGCGTAGCACGCGCAAGTCGGCGGCTTGCTGACGCAGCAAATGCACCGGCGGGTTCTGCTTGCGCTGCATCTCCACCGATTCGGCCGGGTCGAGGAAAGGACCGACCTGCTGGTCCCATTGGTCGTTTTGGCGGCGCAGGTGCAGGCGCAGCGCGTTGCACCACGCTATTTGGCGGTACACCAACCGGCGGTGCCGCAACGACAGCTCGGCGCGCGAAGCAGCTGGCGCATCCACGCCCGGACCATCTACCACCGACGTCACAAACTCCAGCGCCTGCATCGACCACGTGCGGCTGTAATTGACAATGCCACCCCAGATCTGCCGGGCTTCCCAAAATCGGTCGTACGAGCCGTTGTTCTTGAAGCCGATATAGAAGGCCACAGCCGTACCCAGCGTGGCAACGGGCTGCCACGGAATCGACAGCGAATGAAACCCTATCGGTCCGTATATAAGGCAAACCAACAGCGAGTACAGAGTAAAAGCTACTACGCCCTTCCAAGCATACTTCCAGATGATGTGCCAGCGCAGATTACTACGAACGTACATAGTTTGATGTGTTGATTGTCAGGGTGTCAATGATTGATGAGCTGATTTTTGCTATCATACTGTAGAGAAAACCCACCCATCTCCGCAATATGATTATAGCTCGTCAATAATCAACTTCGATTCCCATGAGCTGCATGAGTTGGCTGGCATTGAAGGAGCGACAAGGGCCTGGAGTCAGGTGATAGTCGAAGTGAATCTGGCCGTTGGCGAAGGTGCTGTTGAAGCTGAAATTGCGGACTTGCCCCGGCCACTCTTCTTCCAGCGCGGCCAATTCCAAGTCGTGGGTGCTGACGAGGCCGCCAGCGCGGCGCTGATGTAACTGCCGCAGCAAGGCGCGGGCGCCCCGGTGCCGATCCAGCGAATTAGTGCCTTTCAAAATTTCATCGAGCAAATAGAAAACCGGCAGCGCCGAATCATTGGTGCCTGACTGCTGACTGCTTAAGTCGAGGAGCAAACGCAAGCGTTTGAGTTCGGCGTAGAAGGAAGAGGTGCTTTCGGCGAGGTTGTCTTGGGTGCGCATAGCCGTGAACACCTGCGCCGGACTCACCCGGAAGTGGCGGGCACACACCACGCCACCAGCCAAAGCCAGCACCATGTTCAACCCTAGTGTCCGCAGAAACGTGCTTTTCCCCGCCATATTCGACCCCGTCACGACCACCGTTTGGGCCAGCCCGACGGTATGGAAGTCGTTGGTGATGCGCGTGGCGCTGAAAATGAGTGGGTGACCTAGTTCGGTAGCCGTTACCTCTAGTTGCTCGGCGCTTAGCTCGGGCACTACGTAGCCAGGGTTAGCAAATTGCCACCCAGCCAAACTAACCAATGCCTCTAGTTCGGCTTGCACTTCCAGCACCGTGGTCAGTTCCGAGCCGAGGCCGCGCTTCCAGCGCTCTAGTTGCCAAACAGCATGCAAATCCCAAAGCAGCAAGCTGTTCAATAGCAAAGCCCCCAATGGATGTTCGCGCCCCCGGAACAGGCCCGCAACATTGGAAAGCTGCCCTAGCCGCTGCGTAGCAGCCGCGCCGTGGCTGGCTTGTTGCAACGTAGCCAGTAGCTGTTGCAGCCGGGGCGCCTGCCAGCTACGGTCAGGGTCCTGCTCGAACAAGGCGAGCTGTGCCTGGGTGGCGCGCAAGGCGTCGCGCATAGCGGTGGCCTGTTCGGCGTACTCGTTGCGCACAGCGGCCATGCGGCCATTCAGCAACCCAATAACTAACTGTATCGCTACCAAGGCATAGAAGCCATAATTGAGCAGCCAAGCCACAATACTTGCTCCTACGAGTAGGGGCAGCACTACCAGCAGCGGCTTTAGCCAGGGTTTACCGGCGAAAAAATCGGGACGGGCCAGCCAGGCGCTAAACTCCCGTGGGTCTGCTTGCTGGCGGGGAAAGTGACGGGCCCGAGCCTGCCACTCTTGCAGCCAGGTTACATCGGGCGCTAGCTCGGTGGTGGCTTGCTGGCGAGCCTGCACCTCGGCAGGTTTGGCAGGATGAAGCAGCCAGCTCGCCAACCAGTCGTGTCCGAGCCGGGTGGTGGCGCGGTTGAGCAATTGAAACAGCGAATGTTCCCCGAACACATCAAGGTCGGCAGCGTACGGATGCTGTGCGTCGAGGTAACGCAGCCCCGGGTCAAAGCCACTGAGCTTACCGGCCAGCCGGTCCAACTCGTCTTGGTTGATGCGAGCCAGCAGCCGATGATGCTCGCGCTGGTAGCTGATGCCGCTGTGCCAGCGCACCAGAATGGAAAACAACACCCATATAGCCAGCACGAAAGCTATGCCCGGCGCAATATGCTCGTTGGAAAACAGCCACCACGCCCCTGCCGCGCCCCCCACAAACAGCAGCAGCCGCAGCCACCCACCCAACTGGTGCCGCCCGGCAAAGTATTTTTCGCGGGCTATATGGGTGGCTAGGTTTTCCGTGAAAACCTCGGACGGAGCAACAGTAAGCGGACGGACAGCGTTGGAAATTGGCACGGCAACAACATGGGTAGAGAACCACGAAGGTACGAGGTGGTAAATAGATGAATGGGCACGCACTTCAGGCAAAGACACTCAACAGCCCCTCTTAGCCCGCACAGTGTTGCCGCGCGTCCTTTACCGCTCGAACCGCACCGTAACGAATAGGTTGCGGCCGGGAGCACTAATGCCGGAGGCAAACACGCGGTAGTTGCTATCCAAAATGTTTTCTAGGCCGGCTTGCAAAGCCCACCGAGAAGTAAGTTGGTAGCTGGTGCGCAAGTTGAGCGTGTACCAGCCTAAGGCGCCGGCCGGAGTGGCCTGAGGCAGGTTATCTTCCCCGCTCGGGCTGTATTGCGCCACGGTTTTGCGGCCGTTGAAGAGCACCGAGCCTTCGGCCATCACGCGGCGCAGTTGATAAGTAAGTGCTGTGCGGCCATAAATGGGCGAAATGTGGTCGAGGGGCACGTCGGCGGTACGGTCGCGGCCGTGGGTGTAGGTCAGGGTGCCGTCGAAGCGCAAGTGAGCCGACAAGGCCAGCTGAGCGCGACTGGAAATGCCATAGATGCGCGCCTGTCCCGTGTTAACGGTGGCCACGGTCTGGTAGGTTTTGCCGTTGTACTGGGTAGTGGTCTGGCCATCGGGGGCGGCGAAGGGGCGCACTACTAGCGCGTTGCGCAGGTTGGTATAGAAGCCCGTGACGGACAGCAGCAAGCGGTTTTCTATGTTCTCGGAAAGCTCCAACTCATAATTCACGACCCGCTCCGGCTTCAGACCAGGATTCGGAATGATAAGGGTACCCATGGTTTGGCTGGTACCCGTAGTTTGCTCGAAAGTGCGGCTCAGGTCGTCCACGTTCGGGTTGCGAAATCCGGTAGCTACTAGTCCACTCGCGCGCAGGCCAGCCGGCAGCATGGCCACCAAACCCACGTTGCCATCCAACGACGACGAATTCTGCTTTACGGTGTTGTAAGGCGAGTCGAAAAACTGGCGGTTGAAGGCGGCTTCCACTTGTACATTGCTGAATCGCAAGCCATCCGAGAAAATTAGGTGGTCGGTTATTTCCCAGCGGTGCGCGGCGTAAGCGCCAACCGTACCGTAGGTCGAGCCGTTGGGGTAACGGGTGACAATAGGCTGTACCGCTCCGGTCAGGATGTTGACGCCCTCCCCTATGCTGCGAACCTTGTTGTGAGTTACTTCGGCACCGTAGCGCAACTCGTGCTGGCCGAGGTCCTTGAACAAATCTAGGTTGGCACTGAGCACCCGTACTTTCTCGGTGTTTTCCTGGCGCACATTCACCCCGAAGTCGCGCACCAAGCGGCTTTCCTCGATGTCCTGCACGGCGGGCGTCAGGCGCAGCACATCGTAGAACTTGATTTGGCGCGTCAGCTCTAACTGGTAGCTGGCAAACAGGCGCTTTTGCGGACCGTATTCCCACTCGGCGTAGCGCAAAGCACCGTTGCGGTACGTCTGGAGGCGGTCGAAGCGCGGAATATCGGAGGTAGTGGAGAGCTGGAGGTTGAGCGTGTGGTGCTGCCCGGCTTGCGGCTGAAACAGTACTTTCTGCACTACATCTAACTGGCGGTAGCCCGTGAACTTCTGTCGGTTGGGATGCTCGTTGTTTACTACTACGTCTTTACCATTCTGCCGCTCCACGTACTGCTTCACTTCCCCAAAACCGGGATACTTGTCCATGCCGTTGCGGCCTTTGCGCAAGTCATCGAAATCGGTGGCCGTCACGCTGGTCAGCAGCGCCCACCGCTGCCAGCCCAGACTTACATCGGTGTGCACCGTTTTTTCGCGGGCGGCGGTGGCGTAGCGCAGCAGGTTGTTGGTGAGTACCTGCGGGCCAGTAGTGCCGCTGTCGGCTAGCTTCGGCTGCTTGGTATAGAGGCTGATAACACCGCCCAACGCGTCGGAACCGTACATCACGGCCCCAGCCCCGTTCAGAATTTCCGTCCGCTCCAGCGAGTTGGCGTCTACTGTCAGGATGTTTTGGAGGTGACCCGCGCGGTAGATGGCATTGTTGAGCCGAACGCCATCTACAACCAGCAGCACCTTGTTGGCTTCGAAACCGCGCAGCACCGGCGAACCGCCACCAAGCTGCGACTTCTGCACAAACACCCAACCCGAATTTAGCAACGCATCGGCAGTAGTAGCCGGATTCAGCAACCGAATCTGGCGGGCACTCAGCACGTCTATTTGTTGCGGCAAATCCAGCTTTCGTTCCCCCTGTATGCGGTTAGCCGACACGACTACCTCATTCAAGCCAACAATACGGGTGGTGTCGGGCGTAGTGGCCGTTTGAGCAGCGGCCGGAATGATGATGAGTAAGGCAAATGAGATAGGTAACGTTTGCTTCATAAATGGTACTTCGGATTGAGAACAGGTCGCAATCAAAGTTATGAAACTTAGCTTAGCAGTAGCAGCACTTTCATAAGCAGTAATTACGGTCCGCTAGCGCCCATTTCTCAGCTTACTCTTGGTTCTATTCGGCTACTAAGTGAAGAGCTTTGGAAATGAAAGGAAGAAGGAGGTTAACAGATCATCATTAGACCGTCCTGCTGAGCAGAGCCGAAGCATCTCGCGTGCTGACGTTGTAGTGCTAACCGTTCTGCTGAACGAAGGCGCCGCCGTAGTCGAAGCATCTCGCTCGGGTGAGAAATCCTTTTGCCATTGCAACGAGTCGAGCAAGATGCTTCGGCTCCGCTCAGCAGGGCAATACCTCTGCAACGGTAGTACGCGAGCTAATTCGACCCCGCTTTGCATGACTCTCCCATACTTTCCACAGTCATGGATTCTTTTTGACAGCCTACTATTTTGCTGTAACCTGACTAGAGTAGCTTGTCTAGTGGCTCTGTCTTATCCAGCTACTGCGGCTATGCACTTCAGCTCGATGGCAATGGGCGTGGGCAAGCAATTCACCTCGACGGTGGTGCGGCAGGGCTGGTTGCTCTGGAAATATTCGGCGTAGAGACGATTGTAGGTTGGGAAATCAACTTTCATGTTGGTTAGAAACACCGTCACGTCTACCAAATCCTCCCAGCGGGCCCCCGCTTCTTCCAAGATGTAGCGCACGTTTTGAAAGACGGCGTGGCACTGACTTTCGAAGTCGTAGCGCAGGATGTTGCCGGCCGCGTCTTGCTCTACGCCGGGCACCGCCTGCTGCCCGCGCTGGCGTGGCCCCACTCCTGACAAGAACAGCAGATTGCCTACCCGGCGCGCGTGCGGGTACAGCCCTACCGGCTCGGGCGCACGACTGGAATTGTGAGCAGTAGATGCGGCCGATGTGCCGCCAGCGGAAGTAGTGTCAGGTCCCATACGCCAAAACTAGCCGATTTTCGGGGCCGACAGAGCGCCACTGAACCAGCGTACCTACTGGTGCGGTTGTTGAGTTAACTTCGGCCTCTCCACCCATCTACTCCTGTATTTCTCGCTATGCAGTATTTTTTCCGTCGTTTCGCTTTCGTGGCGTTGCTGGCCCTACCCATGGCTGCACCCGCACTAGCCCAGCAGAAACTGAAGTACCCCAAACCGGAACCCGAACAGATCTATGATGCCGTGGCCCAACCCGCCGTACCTATTGGCGGCGTAGAAGCCTACGCCCAATACCTGGCCGACAACCAACAATACCCTACCGCCGCCTTGCAGCGCGGGGTGGCCGGCACCGTGGAAGTTACCTTTGTGGTGGAAAAGTCGGGCGTCATATCCAATGTAGCGGCCAGCAAGCCCGTCGATCCACTGCTCGATGCCGAAGCAGTGCGGTTAATTAAGGGCGGCCCCAAATGGACGCCGGCGCAGCACAAAGGTCAGAAAGTGCGCCAGCGCGTCAACATTCCGATAGCCTTCCAAATACCGCTCGGGGCCGGTGGGCCGGCTCCGGCCACCGAACCAGCCACCGCCGGCACTGCTCCAGCTGGCGCCCCCACACCAGCGGGCAACACAACCAAATCGGGAGCCACTATCATCACGCCCGACCAGCCGGCCCGGCCTGTAGGCGGCACCGAGGCGTTTTTCGAGTGGATTCAGAAAAATCAGCAATACCCCGCCCTGGCCCGGCAACGGAAGGTGGAAGGCAAAGTGATGGTGGAATTTGTTATCCAGAAAGACGGCTCCCTCACCGATGCGAAGGTGGTGAAACCCCTCGGCTCAGGCCTCGACCAGGAAGCGCTGCGGCTTATCAAGACAGCGCCCAAGTGGACGCCTGCTTCGTATCAAGGTCAACCATTAAAGCAAAAGATGGTCTTGCCTGTTCTATTTCAGTTGTAAAGTATTTGACGGGCGTACGCGTCCAGTAAGTAGGCTATGAGTACCAGAGAGCGGATGGAAAGGCGGCACTATGCTTCGCAAAAATCACCTAAGTCCAGTATCTTGTTACTAATATCCAACTACTTATACCGTATAGCCCGCTCGTTATTCCTTTCCAGAGTGAGACCATTGGTTCCTAGCCTGGGCTAGGCCAATTGTTCTGAGCGTTCTTTCCGCCTTCCACATGCTTACTCTTCCGCTGCTTTCTGCCCCACCCGTAGCTACTCAGCCTCCCCTCGAAGCCGATACTTTCAAAGTTTGGCCTTATCAAACGCGCTTTCTGCAAGCCGCCCAGAACATTGCCAACGGTATTTTCAATGCGCTCGACGACGAGTTAGAACCGTTCACTATGTTGCTGGCCCTGCATATCGATTCGCCCCAGCCTGATGCGCCTCTCGTTCATTTGGAACCAGCCAACCACGGCCTCGATACACTGCATTTCACCAACGCCGTAAACCGGGGCCGTGACATCGAACGCCTTGTTCCTGTTTCGCTTGCCATTCGGGAGGAAGTGACGCCCGAAATGCTCAACCGTCGGCAAGAGTCGTTGGGCATCCGGACGGCCGTGCAGGATGTGTTCGACAAGCTCGATGAAAACACCATCTACCAGCACGTGCCCGGCTGGCCTATCCGCATCAATGGCTACTTCGTGATGACGGTACTGCGGGTGCGGCGCAAAGCTATGCGCGCTTATCCGTCGTTGCGGCCCCACCGTTTCTACACCGATGGTCGGCCCTTGGCACCTTCGCTGTTGGCAGCGGCCATCTTCCGCTTCACCGAAGAGTGCGTGAAATCGTTGAGTGAGCCGGAACCCGGTTCTGGCATCATGATGCGCCCCCGCGAAACCGAAGAAATACTGCGCGCCGCCGGCAAAAGCCTGCTCGATACGCCCGCGCAGGCGCTCGGGGCCGAACCCGGTGCGGCGCGGCTCTTCAACACGCTAAACACCATTTCCAGCTTGCGCTACGAAGGCGCCGGCGGAGTGGGTAAGCTCATTATGGCCCGCCGCCGCCACCCCAATGTGGAAGAGGTATTTGCCCTCACCTGCCCTACCCCGCTCACCGACTACCGGGCCGTGCGCAAACTGCTCGAAATGACCACGCCCGACGTGAGCTTGCTCTCGGATAGTGAAAATGTGTACGCGCTTGGGCGGCTTGTTGGCGAGTACGACCCGACCCGGGAAGACTTGTTCGTCATCAACTTCATCAACCACTACGCCTGGGAGTTTCAGCACGACGGCAAGGTGCTGATGCGTACCATTTACAGCCAGCCGAGTTTGCCCCGCTCGCGCGTCAACCGCACGCGGTTCCGCAAAGACCTGAAGCGCACCTTCCACCTCACCGACCCGGCCAAGATCGAGCACTTGTGGGAAGTGGTGCTGGAAGCCAGCCGCCAAAAGCACGGCACACTGATGGTCATTACCACCGAAGCCCTAGCCGAAGCCGACCGCCTGAAGCTGCAATGCACCCTGATTGAGCCGGTGCCCCTCACGCCGCTCATCACCCGCCTCGTCACGTCGATTGATGGCGCCGTTCTTCT contains:
- a CDS encoding DNA integrity scanning protein DisA nucleotide-binding domain protein — its product is MLTLPLLSAPPVATQPPLEADTFKVWPYQTRFLQAAQNIANGIFNALDDELEPFTMLLALHIDSPQPDAPLVHLEPANHGLDTLHFTNAVNRGRDIERLVPVSLAIREEVTPEMLNRRQESLGIRTAVQDVFDKLDENTIYQHVPGWPIRINGYFVMTVLRVRRKAMRAYPSLRPHRFYTDGRPLAPSLLAAAIFRFTEECVKSLSEPEPGSGIMMRPRETEEILRAAGKSLLDTPAQALGAEPGAARLFNTLNTISSLRYEGAGGVGKLIMARRRHPNVEEVFALTCPTPLTDYRAVRKLLEMTTPDVSLLSDSENVYALGRLVGEYDPTREDLFVINFINHYAWEFQHDGKVLMRTIYSQPSLPRSRVNRTRFRKDLKRTFHLTDPAKIEHLWEVVLEASRQKHGTLMVITTEALAEADRLKLQCTLIEPVPLTPLITRLVTSIDGAVLLDPDGYCYSIGVILDGKASGRGTSTRGARYNSAIRYVETSPYPCLAIVVSEDGMVNIITKDRLEEED